AGGCGTGGCTCGCGGGAGACGGGCCGGGCCAGGTGCCGGTCAACCGGATCCCGTCGTTCGACGAGTGGAAGCTCGACGTCGGCGCCGGTCTCGATGCCGGCGAGATCGCCGTGTATCTGGCGAAGAGTCTCTCCCAAGGCGAGCCGGTTCGGCTCCTCGTCCGTCTCCAGCGCCGGTTCTAGTGCCCCCCACCGCCGGACACCTCCGCCGACGGTTCGCGCCGCGGGTGCGAGCGGTGGCCACAGGCCTGCTCCTCGCGCTGGCCGCGGGCGGGACGGCGCAGGCCCAAGCGCCGGGAGCCGTCCACCTCCAGGTGCGGCTGGCGCCGGACTCGACGGTCGCGGGCGCGCGGGCGCCGATCGTCCGTTCGCAGAATTTGCTGGCGGATGGCCGCTGGCTCTCGGCGCTGCGCTCGGGACTGCCGGTGCGGCTGCACTACCGGGTGGAGGTCTGGCGTTCGCGGGAGGGCTGGTTCGACACCTTCGAGCGGCAGGCGGAATGGGACGTCGTGGTCCATCATGAGCCGCTGCTGGACCAGTACACTCTGCTGACCATCGTGGGCGCGCGCGCGCGCGAGCGGCGCTACGCTACGCTCGACGCCTTGAGTGCGGCGCTGGAGTTCGCCTACCGCGTGAACGTGCAGCCGGCACAGCCCGGCCGCTACTACTTCGCCGCGGCGCTGCAGATCTCCACGCTGTCCGACTCGGACCTGGACGAGCTGCAGCGGTTCCTGGAGGGGGATGTGGGCGATGTAGCCCAGGGCAAGGAGCGGGTGGGCGACGCACTGGGCCGAGGAGCGACCCGTTTTCTCTTACGGCTGGCCGGGCTGCCGGCGCTCAGGCTGGAGGGGCGGAGCGAGGCATTCGTGGTGAGGTGACAGGGTGGGGCAAGGTGGGGCAGAGTAAGGCAAAGTGGTGAGCGGCCCTCGTTCCCCACCCTTGCCTCACGCTGCCCCACCTTGCCCCACCTTGCGACCCTATCCTCCCAGCGCCCGGAGCGCCTCCTCGCCGTAGAACAGCTTGATGTACTTGGCCTGCGCGGCCGAGAGACGGCGGACCGCCCACGAGAGATGCACGAAGTGCGGCTCCCGCGGCACCACCAGCGGGTGCATCCCGCACTCCTGCGGCAGGTGGTTCCCCTTGCGGGTGTTGCAGGCGCTGCAGGCGGTCACCACGTTGCTCCACTCGTTGTCGCCGCCCCGCGAGAGCGGGATCAGGTGATCCCGGGTCAGGCACTCCCGATGCCGCAGCTCGATCTGGCCGCGATGGCAGTACTGGCAGCGGTATCCATCGCGGGCGAAGAGGAAGGTGTTGGTGACTTGGCGGCGGAAGCGGCGGGGAACGTGGACGAACTTGACGAGCCGGATGATGGCAGGTTTGGGCAGCGTGAGGCGTTCACTTCGAACGTAGTCGTTCGCGTCGGACTCGACGATCTCCGCCTTGCCCTCGATCACCAGGCGCAACGCGCGCCGGACCGGGACCATCGTCAGCGGCTCGAAGGACGCGTTCAACGCGAGACACCGCACGCGACGTCTCCACTGCGAAACGGGTAGAGGATGCACGTGTCCCGCCTTGCTCGCCCAACGTTGGACGGGTCCGACGGGAGGGGAACCGACTGGGAGATCGGTTGTTACCGCTGCAGAATCGTAATGTGCGCCCGCAACCGGAGCAAGGGAAACCGGTCCGGCACCCGCTTCGGCCGACTCATTTCTTGACGATCGCCTGAATTCTCGACGCGATCGATTCGCGCTGCTTCTGGCTCCGGGTGATGACCAGCACGGTGTCGTCCCCCGCGATGGTGCCGATGACTTCGGACCACCCGGTCTGATCGAGGGCCTCGGTGATGGCGCCGGCGGAGCCGCTCGCGGTCTTGAGGACCAGCAGCGGCCCCACGCCGTCCACGCTCACCAGCAGTGCGGGCAGCACCTGGGCCAGATCGGGCCGCACCGCCGCCCGGTGCGGGTGGGTGTAGAACGCCCCGCCCTGGGGATCGGCGAGCTTGGCCAGGCCCAGCTCGCGGATGTCGCGCGAGAGCGTGGCCTGGGTCACGATGAACCCTTCGGACGCGAGTGCCCCGCGCAGCTCGTCCTGACTCTCGATGCGGCGCTCCCGCACGACGCGCAGGATCGCGGCATGGCGCTGGATCTTCATACCGGCCCACCGGCTCGATACACGTCCCGTCCTCCCACATAGGTGGCCAACACGTCAGCCGGTCCGCTCGCAAGCACCTGCTCTTCGGGCGGGAGAGCAGCCCCGCCGTCGGGCGGCCGCAGCACGACGCAATCGCCCCACTTCCCTTCCCGGAGGCTCCCGGTCTCGCTGTCGAGTCCCAGCGCCCGAGCCGCTTCCAACGTGCAGAGCGCCAGCGCGCTCGGCGCATCGAGCCCCGCGAGCGCGCGGGCGGCACGGGCTTCCGCCAGGAGATCCGGCGTCCCCACGCTGAGCACCGAGTCGGTGCCGAGTCCGACGCGCAGGCCCCGGTGGAGAAACCCCGCGAGTGGCGCCGCGCCATGCCCGTGGCTCTGGTTGGAGAGCGGGCAGTGCGCGATGGCCGCTCCCGCGCGGGCCAGCCGGTCGAGATCGTCTGCGCCGGCCTGCACCACGTGGATACAGAGCGTCCGCTCGGAAAGCACGCCGTGGCGCTCGAGCCATTCTACCGGGGTACAGCCGAGCGGCACCGGGTTCGGGATCCCCCGCCCTCTCCACGCCTCGGCGAACGCGCCCTCTCCCGTGGCGAGCAGCTGGCTCTCGGCCCGCGACTCGGCGATGTGCGTGGCCAGGGGGAGTCCCTCCAGCCTGGCCCATCCGGCCACCGCGCCGTAGAGCGGGCCGCTCACCGTGTAGGGCGCATGAGGCGAGACTCCGATGCGCACCCGCCCGGTTGCGAACGCCCCCAGTGATTCTACCTGGCGCTGGAGTCCGGTCAGGCTCTCGCCCAGCTGCTCCGGATGCGGACCGAAGACCTCCTGGTACGCCACGCCGGACCCGCCCGCCTCGGCGAGCGCGCGGATGACGGAGCCCGAGTCCCCGGTATCCGCGATGGTCGTAACGCCCGACGCGTGCGATGCCGAGAGTCCGGCCCGGGCCGCTGCCAAAATCGACTCGGGAGCGCGGCTGGCTTTCCGCTGGCGGACACCGCGGATCCAGGCGGCGAAATCGGGCTCGGGCGGCTCGCCCTGGAGATCGGTGAGCTCCAGGTGCGTGTGCGTATTGATCAGGCCGGGGAGCAGCAGGCCACGCTCGTACGTCTCGGCTGCGCTGTTTCCGGGACGAGGCACCACGTCGTCGGGGCCCACCGCGATCACCCGGCCGTCGGCTCCGATGAGCACCGCGCCGCGCTCGATCGGGCGGCCTTCGACGGGAATGACCCACCGGGCCACCAGCCGGCGGGCCGGCATCCTAGTGGGGCTGCGACCCGGGAGGTCCCGCGCCCCCCATGGCGCCCGGGGGCGGGGCAGCGGTACCCGGCCGCGAGGGCGTCGGCGTGCCGCCGCCCGGCTTGGGCGACCCAGCGCCTGGCTGCAGCGGTGTTCCCGGCGGCGGCGCACCCGGCGCAGGGGTGACCGGCGGCGGCGCGGCCGGAGCCGTCCCACCCAGCGGGCCCGTGGTGCTGCCGACCGCCCCGAACGGCGAGTGGATGGGACAGAACTGGGTCGGCTCGGTACCGGGAATGAACGATTCGATGTAGTGCACGTCCTTGGGGCAGAACGGCGTCGCCTTGTAGCCGGTGGTCTTGTCGATGTCGAGTGCCGTGAGGCCGTCCGGCCGGGGCCAGGCCGCCGGGAGCTCACGCCGTTCGTAGACCTCGCGCATCATCGCCGTCCACGCCGGCGCCGCGAGCACGCCGCCTTGCGCGTTGCCCTTGATCTTCTGAGGCTGGTCGAAGCCGATCCACACGCCGGTCACGAGGTCCGGGGTGAACCCGATGAACCACACATCGAAGCCATCGTTCGTCGTCCCGGTCTTGCCGGCGGCCGGAAAGTTGATCCGCGCACCCACCGAGCCGACCGCTGTGCCGTGGCGGACCACGTCCCTGAGCACGTCGGTCATGAGCCAGGCGTGCGCGGTGTCCATCACCGTGACCGACCGTACCGGCGGCTGCCACACGATCTTCCCGCTGCGGTCCTCCACCCGAAGGATCGAGTTCGGAAGCGTGCGGGTGCCGAGGTTGGCGAAGGCGGTGTACGCGGCGATCATCTCCAGCGGATACACGTCGGCCGAGCCGATGTAGATCGACGGATATGGCCGGATAGGGGTGGTGATCCCGAACTTGGTGGCCTCGCTGATCACCGCGTCGGGACCGATCTCCATCCCCAGCTTGATGGCGATGATGTTGCGCGAGAGATAGAGCGCCCGCCTGAGCGTCATCGGCCCGTCGAATTCGAGGTCGTAGTTCTGCGGGGTCCAGGGATCCTGGGCGGGGTCGATCTCCACGCTGAGCGGGTCATCCACCATGACGTAGGAGAGCGGATACCCGGCCTGCAGCGCCGCCGCGTAGACCAGCGGCTTGAAGGTGGACCCGGGTTGCCGCCTGGCCTGAGTGGCGCGATTGAATTTGCTGTCATCGAAGTCGCGGCCGCCCACCATCGCCCGGATGTTGCCGGTCTTGGCATCGAGCGTCACGACCAGCCCCTGGAGGTATGGCGTCGGGGTTCGATCGCCGGACTCGGTGCTCTCGGACCGCGAGTCCATGTACTGGCGGTACGTCTTATGGGGAAACGGGCCATCGGCCCCGCTCTCGATCGCCTCCAGCCTGGCCTCGAGCGCGCGCTCGGCGGCTTGCTGAATGTCGAGATCGAGCGTGGTGTAGATCCGGTAGCCGGCGCGGTAGAGCCCCGGGCCGAACCGGGCGTCCAGCTGCCGGCGCACGTGCTCGACGAAATACTCCGCGACCCCGCTGTAGTCGGAGTGGGAGGAAAGGAGGAGCGGATACGCCTTCCAGCGTTCCGCCTCCTCCGGCGAGAGCAGATCGTTGTCCCGCAGCAGGTTCAGAATGGTATTGCGGCGCTGCAGGCTGAGATTGGGATTCTTGCGCGGATTGTAGCGCGAGGGGGCCTTGGGAATGGCCGCCAGCGTCGCCGCCTCGGCCACGTTGAGGTCGCGCACCGACTTGCCGAAGTAGCGCTGGGACGCCGCCTCCACGCCGTAGGCCCGGTTGCCCAGATCGATCTGGTTGAGATAGAGCTCCAGGATCTTGTCCTTGGAGTATTTGGCCTCGATCTCCTGGGCCACGTGCGCTTCCCGCAGCTTCCGCCGCAGCGACTTGTCCCGGCCGCTGATGTCCTCCGGCCAGAGATTGCGGGCCAACTGCATGGTGATGGTGGAGAACCCCTCCGCCACCCGGAACTTGAAGACGTTGTTCTTGATGGCGCCCAGCACCCGGACCCAGTCGATCCCGTGATGCTGGTAGAAGCGTTTGTCCTCGGTGGTGATGAACGCCGCCTTCACGTAGGGCGACATCTCCACCAGCGGCACGACCGTGCGGCGCTCCAGGCCGAGATCGGTGATCAGCCGTCCGTCGGCAGCATACACCTTGGAAGCCTGCTTCGGATCGTAGCCGCCCAGCCCCGCAATGGAGGGGCAACTGTTGCCCGCGCACGCCCGGGTCCACGCCGCCAGCAGGATGGCGAGGGCCAGCGCGACGACCGCGAGAGACGAGACCAGAACGATGCGTTGTGCGCGGGGCGAGAGCCGAACGCGCATGCGCGGGAGGGACAGCCGGCGGGCCATGCAGGCAAGCTAGCCGGTTGCGGGGCCCGTTTCCAGCGGGTACGATTGGCGCCTATGACCGACCTCTTCGAGCTGCTCCAGGCCCGCGGCTTCGTGCAGGACGCCACCCCGGGCGTGGCGGAGCGGCTGCGTGCATCCCCAATCACCGGCTACGTCGGCTTCGATCCGACCGCCGACTCGCTGCACGTCGGCAGCCTGGTCCCGGTGATGGGGCTGGCTTGGCTGCAACGGCTGGGGCACACACCGATCGCGCTGGTCGGGGGCGGCACCGGCATGGTGGGCGACCCCAGCGGCAAGCGGGAAGAGCGACCGGTCATGGGTCTCGACCAGATCGACCGCAACGCCCAGGCAGTCGGCCGGCAACTCTCGCGCTTCCTCGCTTTCGAGGGCGCCAACGCCGTCCGGATGCGCAACAACGCGGAGTGGCTCCGCGGTGTCCCGCTCATGGAGTTTCTGCGCGATACCGGCAAGCACTTCACCGTCAGCTACATGCTGCAGAAGGAGTCGGTGCAGAGCCGGC
This window of the Gemmatimonadales bacterium genome carries:
- a CDS encoding HNH endonuclease, translating into MRCLALNASFEPLTMVPVRRALRLVIEGKAEIVESDANDYVRSERLTLPKPAIIRLVKFVHVPRRFRRQVTNTFLFARDGYRCQYCHRGQIELRHRECLTRDHLIPLSRGGDNEWSNVVTACSACNTRKGNHLPQECGMHPLVVPREPHFVHLSWAVRRLSAAQAKYIKLFYGEEALRALGG
- the argR gene encoding arginine repressor, which encodes MKIQRHAAILRVVRERRIESQDELRGALASEGFIVTQATLSRDIRELGLAKLADPQGGAFYTHPHRAAVRPDLAQVLPALLVSVDGVGPLLVLKTASGSAGAITEALDQTGWSEVIGTIAGDDTVLVITRSQKQRESIASRIQAIVKK
- a CDS encoding DUF4390 domain-containing protein; translated protein: MATGLLLALAAGGTAQAQAPGAVHLQVRLAPDSTVAGARAPIVRSQNLLADGRWLSALRSGLPVRLHYRVEVWRSREGWFDTFERQAEWDVVVHHEPLLDQYTLLTIVGARARERRYATLDALSAALEFAYRVNVQPAQPGRYYFAAALQISTLSDSDLDELQRFLEGDVGDVAQGKERVGDALGRGATRFLLRLAGLPALRLEGRSEAFVVR
- a CDS encoding amidohydrolase family protein yields the protein MPARRLVARWVIPVEGRPIERGAVLIGADGRVIAVGPDDVVPRPGNSAAETYERGLLLPGLINTHTHLELTDLQGEPPEPDFAAWIRGVRQRKASRAPESILAAARAGLSASHASGVTTIADTGDSGSVIRALAEAGGSGVAYQEVFGPHPEQLGESLTGLQRQVESLGAFATGRVRIGVSPHAPYTVSGPLYGAVAGWARLEGLPLATHIAESRAESQLLATGEGAFAEAWRGRGIPNPVPLGCTPVEWLERHGVLSERTLCIHVVQAGADDLDRLARAGAAIAHCPLSNQSHGHGAAPLAGFLHRGLRVGLGTDSVLSVGTPDLLAEARAARALAGLDAPSALALCTLEAARALGLDSETGSLREGKWGDCVVLRPPDGGAALPPEEQVLASGPADVLATYVGGRDVYRAGGPV
- a CDS encoding PBP1A family penicillin-binding protein encodes the protein MRVRLSPRAQRIVLVSSLAVVALALAILLAAWTRACAGNSCPSIAGLGGYDPKQASKVYAADGRLITDLGLERRTVVPLVEMSPYVKAAFITTEDKRFYQHHGIDWVRVLGAIKNNVFKFRVAEGFSTITMQLARNLWPEDISGRDKSLRRKLREAHVAQEIEAKYSKDKILELYLNQIDLGNRAYGVEAASQRYFGKSVRDLNVAEAATLAAIPKAPSRYNPRKNPNLSLQRRNTILNLLRDNDLLSPEEAERWKAYPLLLSSHSDYSGVAEYFVEHVRRQLDARFGPGLYRAGYRIYTTLDLDIQQAAERALEARLEAIESGADGPFPHKTYRQYMDSRSESTESGDRTPTPYLQGLVVTLDAKTGNIRAMVGGRDFDDSKFNRATQARRQPGSTFKPLVYAAALQAGYPLSYVMVDDPLSVEIDPAQDPWTPQNYDLEFDGPMTLRRALYLSRNIIAIKLGMEIGPDAVISEATKFGITTPIRPYPSIYIGSADVYPLEMIAAYTAFANLGTRTLPNSILRVEDRSGKIVWQPPVRSVTVMDTAHAWLMTDVLRDVVRHGTAVGSVGARINFPAAGKTGTTNDGFDVWFIGFTPDLVTGVWIGFDQPQKIKGNAQGGVLAAPAWTAMMREVYERRELPAAWPRPDGLTALDIDKTTGYKATPFCPKDVHYIESFIPGTEPTQFCPIHSPFGAVGSTTGPLGGTAPAAPPPVTPAPGAPPPGTPLQPGAGSPKPGGGTPTPSRPGTAAPPPGAMGGAGPPGSQPH